A region from the Thermanaeromonas toyohensis ToBE genome encodes:
- a CDS encoding dihydroorotase, with translation MKILLRGGRVIDPSQALDMVADVLVSGDRIAAIGQDLETDRETKVIDVGGCIVAPGFIDMHVHLREPGYEQKETIATGTRAAAAGGFTAVACMPNTQPVADSPAVIAYIREKARAIGVVHVYPIGALSKGSQGEELAEIRDLVEAGAVALSDDGNPVMNAEVMRRALEYTRLFNIPVISHCEDLNLAAGGVMHEGFISTILGLRGIPAAAEEVMVARDIILAELTGGKLHLAHLSSAGSLRILQEAKSRGIKVTAEVTPHHLCLTDEAVEGYDTNTKVNPPLRSEEDRQALEEALREGLVDALATDHAPHTEEDKDVEYDVAPFGISGLETAIPLVVTRLVETGRLSWERLIEAWSCQPASILNIPGGTLKEGGIADITVIAPDWEKEVDVNTFYSLGKNSPFQGLKLKGWPLVTIVAGRLVMEKGQVLL, from the coding sequence ATGAAGATTTTGCTCCGAGGTGGAAGGGTGATCGATCCTTCCCAAGCTCTAGATATGGTAGCTGATGTTTTAGTCTCCGGCGACCGGATAGCGGCCATAGGCCAAGATCTAGAAACAGACCGGGAGACCAAGGTTATAGATGTCGGAGGGTGTATTGTGGCGCCCGGCTTTATAGATATGCATGTACACTTACGGGAACCCGGATACGAGCAGAAAGAGACTATAGCTACAGGAACTCGGGCCGCAGCGGCTGGGGGTTTCACAGCGGTGGCTTGCATGCCTAACACCCAGCCGGTAGCTGACAGCCCAGCAGTTATCGCTTATATAAGAGAAAAGGCCCGGGCCATAGGGGTGGTTCATGTCTATCCCATCGGCGCCCTCTCTAAAGGTTCACAAGGGGAAGAGCTGGCGGAGATCCGGGATCTGGTGGAGGCCGGGGCTGTGGCCCTTTCCGACGATGGGAATCCGGTTATGAATGCAGAAGTTATGCGCCGGGCCTTGGAGTACACCCGGTTATTTAACATCCCGGTGATATCCCATTGCGAGGATCTTAATCTTGCGGCCGGAGGAGTAATGCATGAGGGTTTTATCTCCACCATCTTAGGATTAAGGGGGATTCCTGCGGCAGCTGAGGAAGTTATGGTCGCCCGGGATATCATCCTGGCTGAGCTTACAGGAGGGAAGCTCCACCTGGCCCACTTAAGCAGCGCAGGTTCTCTTCGCATCTTACAGGAGGCTAAGTCCAGAGGGATTAAGGTTACTGCTGAAGTAACCCCTCATCACCTATGCCTGACTGATGAGGCGGTGGAAGGATACGATACCAACACCAAGGTTAATCCCCCCTTAAGAAGCGAGGAGGACCGACAAGCTTTAGAGGAAGCCTTAAGAGAAGGGCTTGTGGACGCCTTGGCCACGGATCATGCGCCTCACACAGAGGAAGATAAAGACGTAGAATATGATGTTGCTCCCTTCGGTATATCTGGGCTGGAGACAGCTATACCCTTGGTGGTAACCCGGTTAGTCGAAACCGGAAGGTTATCCTGGGAGCGGCTTATAGAGGCCTGGAGCTGCCAGCCAGCCAGTATCTTAAATATTCCAGGTGGCACCCTTAAGGAAGGTGGGATAGCTGATATTACAGTCATCGCACCTGACTGGGAAAAAGAAGTAGATGTAAATACCTTTTACTCCCTCGGGAAAAACTCTCCTTTCCAGGGCTTAAAGCTTAAAGGCTGGCCTTTAGTTACCATCGTAGCTGGGCGGTTAGTAATGGAGAAAGGCCAGGTCCTGCTTTAG
- the carA gene encoding glutamine-hydrolyzing carbamoyl-phosphate synthase small subunit — protein sequence MEAYLILEDGTIFQGEALEAGYFCHGEVVFNTSMTGYQEILTDPSYCGQIVVLTYPLIGNYGINEEDREAPRPQVLGLVVREACLEPSNWRAQETLASYLKRYRIPVIQGVDTRALTRHLRTRGTMRGILTSGQVDWEEVKRLVRQTPPLSGDKLVPAVTNSQPYVLGEGSPRIAVYNLGVKQSILEWFIKQGCSVTVFPAHSTAEDILAIQPDGVLLSNGPGDPKDVPYGVETVKGLLGKVPILGICLGHQILALALGGDTFKLHFGHRGGNHPVKDLTTGRVYITSQNHGYAVAAGSLPSEEVYVSHINLNDDTVEGLRHRYLPVFSVQYHPEAGPGPRDSEYIFREFLELISNKGCRKG from the coding sequence GTGGAAGCTTATTTGATCCTAGAAGATGGGACCATATTCCAGGGGGAAGCGTTGGAAGCAGGATATTTTTGCCATGGGGAAGTGGTGTTTAATACCAGCATGACCGGTTACCAGGAGATCCTTACCGACCCCTCCTATTGCGGTCAGATTGTTGTTCTAACTTACCCCCTTATAGGCAACTACGGTATCAATGAAGAGGATAGGGAAGCTCCACGACCACAGGTTTTGGGGCTGGTAGTACGGGAGGCTTGTCTGGAGCCTAGCAACTGGCGGGCGCAGGAGACTCTGGCTTCTTACCTTAAAAGGTATCGCATCCCCGTTATCCAAGGGGTGGATACCCGAGCTTTAACCCGTCACCTACGTACCCGGGGTACCATGCGCGGGATCTTAACCTCAGGCCAGGTGGACTGGGAGGAGGTTAAGCGTTTAGTACGGCAGACGCCCCCTTTAAGCGGAGATAAGCTGGTACCTGCAGTGACCAACAGTCAACCTTACGTTCTGGGAGAGGGTTCCCCCCGGATCGCGGTTTATAACTTAGGGGTCAAGCAGAGCATTTTGGAATGGTTTATAAAGCAGGGCTGTAGCGTTACCGTTTTCCCCGCTCACAGCACAGCCGAGGATATTTTGGCTATTCAGCCTGATGGGGTACTACTTTCCAACGGTCCCGGAGATCCCAAAGATGTTCCTTATGGTGTGGAAACTGTGAAGGGGCTCCTGGGTAAGGTTCCTATCCTGGGGATATGCCTGGGGCACCAGATCTTGGCTCTGGCTCTGGGAGGTGACACCTTTAAACTACACTTCGGCCACCGGGGAGGTAATCACCCGGTTAAAGATCTCACCACCGGCCGGGTGTACATTACTTCCCAGAATCACGGCTATGCAGTAGCGGCCGGCTCTTTGCCCTCGGAAGAAGTTTATGTCTCCCATATTAATCTGAACGACGATACCGTAGAGGGCTTGCGCCATAGGTATTTGCCTGTGTTTTCCGTCCAATATCATCCCGAAGCAGGGCCTGGGCCTAGGGACAGTGAATATATCTTCAGGGAATTTTTGGAACTGATAAGTAATAAAGGATGCAGGAAAGGGTAA